In the Brevundimonas sp. MF30-B genome, GTGGTGCTGGGCATCGGCTCGGTGGTCGATGCGGGCACGGCGGCGCTGTACCTGAACCGGGGTGCGCGCTTCGTGGTCAGCCCTTGCCTGGTCGAAGAGGTGGCGCGAGTCTGCAACCGGCGCATGGTCGCCTATTTCCCTGGCTGCGGCTCGGTGACCGAGATCGGCCAGGCGCACGAGCTGGGCTGCGAGATCGTCAAGCTGTTCCCCGGAGCCTCGGTCGGCGGGGCCGACTTCGTCAAGGCGGTGAAGGGGCCGATGCCGTGGGCCAAGATCATGCCGACCGGCGGGGTCGAGCCCGATGCGGCCTCGATCGCCAAATGGTTCGGCGCCGGCATCACCGCCTGTGGCATGGGCTCCAAACTGATCACCGACGAGGCCGTCAAGGCCGGCGACTGGGCCGCGATCGAGGCCAGGGTGCGCGGCGCGGTTCAGGCCATCGCAGCCTACCGCGCCGGCTGATCCCGGCTCTACTCCAGACCCAGCGTGGCGCTGCCGAGATCAATCGCGGAAGCGGGCGCCACCACCAGATCGGGATGCGCCTGACGCAGAGGCTCCAGAAACAGCCGCGCATCGCCCACTACGACCACATAGGCTTGCTCCGAGCCGATCGAGGCCCGCGCTGCGGTCTGGACGGCCTGCGGCGTCACCGCCTGGATGCGCTCGGCATATCGGGTCAGATCGGCCAGGTCGCGCCCCTGGATGACCGCCTCGGCGATGGCCCCGCCCAGACCGGCGGTCGTTTCAAGACCCCGCGTGAAACCTCCCGCCACGAAGGTGCGCCGCCCCGAGACGATTTCATCGGGCGTGGCTTCCGATCCGATCCGGTCGAACTCGGCGAGCACCAGCCCGACCACTTCTGCCGCGCTCTCGTTCTTGGTCTGGCTGCTGGCGGTCAGCAGCCCGCTCTCGGCGCGCGCCGAGAGGTTCGAATAGGCGCCATAGCTGAGGCCGCGTTTGGCGCGCACCTCCTGGAACAGGCGGCCGTTCGATCCGCCGCCGATGACCGCGTTTGCGATGGTGAGGGCATCCCAGGCGGGATCCGAGCGAAGCGGCGCGCGTACCGCCGCGGCGACGGCGGCCTGGCCCGCGTTGGGCATGTCTACGACGATCACGCGCGGCGAGGTCGGCGCACCGGCGCGGGGCGGCGACGAAGGGGCCGGAGCGGTCGGCCGGCTCCATTGGCCCAGGGCCTGTTCGGCGAAGGCGAAGGCGGCTTCGGGCTCCATCCCGCCCGTGATGATCAGGGTGGACGTATCCGGTCTCCACCATTGGCGATGGAACTGGGCGATCTCTTCCCGGGTCAGGGCCTGAAGGCTTTCCGGTGTGCCCGCAGACGGTGCGCCGTACGGCGCGGCGCCGTACACCACCCGATCCAGCACTGCAGAAGCCAGAGGGCCCGGCTGACGCAGGTTGACGCGGAGCCGGTTCACCGCCTGGGCTCGGGCGCGTTCCAATTCGTCGGGGGCGTAGGCCGGTCGTTGAACGACATCGGCCAGGATGCCGCCCGCGCCGGTCGCCGACGCGATCGGAGCCGAGAGGGACACGCCCGTGACGTCGGCGCTGGCGCCCACGTTCAGATTGGCGCCGAGCGCTTCCAGGGCGGCCGCGATCTCGGGCGCCGATCTGTCGCCCGCACCCTGGCGCGCCAGGGTCGCCGCCATGCCCGCCAAGCCGGACCGATCTGCGGGATCGGCCGAGGCGCCGCCCGCGATGAGAAGCTGAGCGTTCATGATGGGCAGGTCGGTGGACTTGGCGGCGATGACGCGCAGTCCGTTGGGCAGGACCCGCTCGGCGATCACCGGAGCGGCGATCGGCCGGCTCTCTCCCACGGCGGGCGCCGCCATGCGCTGGCCTTCGGGCGCCAGGACGTTGGGCGGCAGCACGGCCGGCGGGACGCTGAGGAAGGTCGGGACCGGGGCCGGGTTGCGCCAGCTGTCCTCAGCGGTTCCCTCGGGTCGACGACCCTCGTCCTGATACAGGATGGAAACGCGGGCTCGCTCGTTCAGATAGGTCTGTGCGACGCGCTGCACGTCGGCTGCCGTCACGGCCTGAATAGCACCGACCCGTTGATCCGGGGCCGAAGGCGCGAGCCCTGCACTGAGGGCGTTGCCGAGAATGAAGGCGCGACCCGAGGCGGTCTCGCGCTGGCGCAGCTCGGCGGACAGCAGCTCCATCTTGGCCTCGGCCAGTTCGGCGGCCGTGACGGGCTGGGATCGGATGCGTTGCAGCTCGGCGTTCAGGGCGGCTTCCGCTTCGCCGGGGTCACGGCCTTGGGCGACCGTAACGCTGGCGGACAGATAGCCCCCTTCTTCCATGGCGTTGACCCCGAACGACGCCGAGGACGCCAGCTGGCTGTCATAGACCAGGGCCCGATAAAGGCGCGAGTTCTCGCCTCGCGACAGGATGGCCTGCATGACGTCCAGCGCCGCGTTGTCGCCGTTCTGCGCATCGGGTCCCGGATAGAGGGCGGCGACGGCGGGCAGGGGCACGTTCGGCGCATAGGCCATGACTTGCCGGGGCGCGGTCCGCGGCTGGGGCGCAGGACGTTGCATGCGCGGCACAGGGCGATCGGGGTTAGCGATGTCGCCGAAATACTGATCGACCCAGGCGTCAAGCTGGGCTGGGTCGAAGGCGCCCGACACGATAAGCGTGGCGGTCGCCGGCCGATAGTAGGCCTCGTGAAAGGCGCGCGCGTCGTCGATCGTCGCGGCGTCGAGCTGCTCGATCGAACCGATGATCGAGCGCCTGTAGATGTGATCGTCGAAGGCGTTGTCCGGGGTTACGAAGAAGGCCAGCCGGCCGTAAGGCGGCGCATAGACGCGCTGGCGGAGCTCTTCCTTCACGATCGACCGCTCGGCGTCGAACACGTCCTGATCCACGACCGGCCG is a window encoding:
- a CDS encoding pitrilysin family protein, which codes for MLKSVALAGASMAAILTATPAWTQAPQLAAAAASPASAVTPPPLRYTHRELSNGLKVYAMPDDTAGAVTVTLWYDVGGKDDPEGRSGFAHLFEHILSRKTVNLPYGAISAMVEDVGGTRNASTSQDYTNYYETVPPQYLETMLWTHAERMARPVVDQDVFDAERSIVKEELRQRVYAPPYGRLAFFVTPDNAFDDHIYRRSIIGSIEQLDAATIDDARAFHEAYYRPATATLIVSGAFDPAQLDAWVDQYFGDIANPDRPVPRMQRPAPQPRTAPRQVMAYAPNVPLPAVAALYPGPDAQNGDNAALDVMQAILSRGENSRLYRALVYDSQLASSASFGVNAMEEGGYLSASVTVAQGRDPGEAEAALNAELQRIRSQPVTAAELAEAKMELLSAELRQRETASGRAFILGNALSAGLAPSAPDQRVGAIQAVTAADVQRVAQTYLNERARVSILYQDEGRRPEGTAEDSWRNPAPVPTFLSVPPAVLPPNVLAPEGQRMAAPAVGESRPIAAPVIAERVLPNGLRVIAAKSTDLPIMNAQLLIAGGASADPADRSGLAGMAATLARQGAGDRSAPEIAAALEALGANLNVGASADVTGVSLSAPIASATGAGGILADVVQRPAYAPDELERARAQAVNRLRVNLRQPGPLASAVLDRVVYGAAPYGAPSAGTPESLQALTREEIAQFHRQWWRPDTSTLIITGGMEPEAAFAFAEQALGQWSRPTAPAPSSPPRAGAPTSPRVIVVDMPNAGQAAVAAAVRAPLRSDPAWDALTIANAVIGGGSNGRLFQEVRAKRGLSYGAYSNLSARAESGLLTASSQTKNESAAEVVGLVLAEFDRIGSEATPDEIVSGRRTFVAGGFTRGLETTAGLGGAIAEAVIQGRDLADLTRYAERIQAVTPQAVQTAARASIGSEQAYVVVVGDARLFLEPLRQAHPDLVVAPASAIDLGSATLGLE
- a CDS encoding bifunctional 4-hydroxy-2-oxoglutarate aldolase/2-dehydro-3-deoxy-phosphogluconate aldolase, producing the protein MAHDRLSVLTALETQGVAPVFYHPDPEVCLNVIRACARGGAPVVEFTNRGDFACDLFGEINRELIRTDPQVVLGIGSVVDAGTAALYLNRGARFVVSPCLVEEVARVCNRRMVAYFPGCGSVTEIGQAHELGCEIVKLFPGASVGGADFVKAVKGPMPWAKIMPTGGVEPDAASIAKWFGAGITACGMGSKLITDEAVKAGDWAAIEARVRGAVQAIAAYRAG